The Elaeis guineensis isolate ETL-2024a chromosome 5, EG11, whole genome shotgun sequence DNA segment gttcctcctggtagcgattgactacttcaccaagtgggtcgaagccgaaccactggcgaaaatcacagaagctaaagtgcaagattttgtctgaaagtcaatcgtttgcaggttcggtctgtcaagaaccctaatcactgataacgggcggcagttcgcaggagcaagattcatcgaattctgtgaagatctaaatatctcccacaactttacatcagtagcccatcctcagacgaACGACAAAGctaaagtgaccaacagaaccctactgcaagggatcaagacaaggctcgaaaagatgaaggaaacttggacagacgaactttatcatgtgctgtggacgtatcgaactacccaaagactgcccacgggggagaccccctttgctttagccttcggaacggaggctgttatcccaattgagcttaaactctcgtcggcgcgagtcgtggcgttcaacgaacatcacaattcacaaggtcttaaagccaacctcgacttactggaagaaaagcgggaggtagctcaagtttggatggcagcctacagacagaaagtcacctGCTATTATAATTtttgggtcaagaataaagtctttagagtaggagatttagtgcttcgacgagctgctgtctcgcaacctcaggatcgagggaagctcgccccaaactgggaaggcccgtatgaagtcaaagaagtagtccagtccgaaacttattacctcaagaagctcggaggagcagacctcccgcgaccatggagctcgaaaaacctatgaatgtattaccgataactttattttaaataaaagttgcatatctacatatctcctcccttggcacaagcctatatcgacaggacagtcaaaacaaaccgtgtcgaaAGCGGaaggagaacttcatctcaacaaagtcgaaggcccggttctctttagtccggatggggggagaggccaagcaacgcccatatgtgcccccacagccctgttagggataggaggagaacctcgccctaacttgagcaaagtcgaaggcccggttctctttagaccggatggggagagaggccaagcaacgcccatatgtgcccccacagccctgttagggataggaggagaacctcgtcctaacttgagcaaagttgaaggcccgattctctttagaccggatggggggagaggccaagcaacgcccatatgtgcccccacagtcctgttagggacaggaggagaacctcgtcctaacttgagcaaagtcgaaggtccggttctctttagaccggatggagggagaggccaagcaacgcccatatgtgcccccacagccctgttagggacaggaggagaacctcgctctaacttgagcaaagtcgaaggcccggttctctttagaccggatggggggagaggccaagcaatgcccatatgtgcccccacagccctattagggacaggaggagaacgtcgccctaacttgagcaaagtcgaaggcccggttctctttagatcggatgggggagaggccctgcaacgcccatatgtgcccccacaaccatgttaggaacaggaggagaacctcatcctaacatgagcaaagtcgaaagtccggttacacctagaccggatgaggggaaaggtccagcagcgcccatatgtgcccctacagtcgCGTTAGggccaggaggagaacctcatcctaaccagagctgaaacctgttacgacataaataggggaagaacctcaccccgacaccaattaaggtctggtcattcaagaccagatgggaaaaaggggaccttcccagcggccccttcgcaagaagacttcgtccggactcctacgggagccggacttcgcctctgacttcaaccgcaagaagactctgcccggactcctacgggagccggacttcgccctcaactccaattgtaggtagactctgtctggactcccacgggagccagacctcatccccgacttcaaccgcaagaagactctgcccggactcctacgggagccagacttcaccctcaactccaattgcaggtagactctgcccggactcccacgggagtcggacctcgtccccaactttggttgcaggaagactctgcccggactcctacgggagtcggactcctgcaaccccatcaagagcagagggaaaaatcccactcgaaaaagaaaaaggggaaaggagagaggagttaaaaaggaaagcaatggactacgtcagcgatgaatgaaaaacaaacagcatcaaagatgcagagaacctcatctcagcagagattggagttcttatcaagaaccccagctttctctcAACACAAGTCtgagataagacgacttcctcagggtgacgagaagctcagacctccgagctcgagccctgatggggggcgccaaacccgagcggccccaggcaaatctgcggccatggacgaaatGATGGGTCGATGTGATGGCAATCGATTACTCCCGAACGATGCaaaggccgaaagaagctcggaagcgaCAATTCAAtatatgagtaaaagaggtagcaaaaaattttcttctcatattattcattaaatatgcattatagagccatcaagactgaagaagaaggataactggaaaggcgagccgacgtggcaacaaccagtaacctccggacgacatcgaaaaaaaaaaaaagagagaaagagagagaagggaatacaacaataacaatggtaaaggaaagaaattcgacaggcagcaattcgacgcaaggtgcgaacgaagtaacaaaatctccttctcatttttcgattaacaagatgaacGTTATAAGagccggagggccagaaaaagaaaacattactacaagactcgaaagggatacaccggagaccacttcaagctgtcgacttctcCTCCCGATTCCATCCTTCTCAGTAGTactttccagtgcgtgtgataaacctctcgccccccgcctcattccgttccatcgtcgaaaccccaaccctagggggaaaaggatgggatagaattcagagggcagcgaaggcaacggcagcagcgacgatgacctgcttcaagaagaaccggaggtacctcggaggccgcgatggcgccggaggcatgcgccaccaccgtgtgctccacgacaaccaccgtcctaggtacttcggcaaggtcggcatgcgctacttccaccatccccacaacaagttctactgccccaccgtcggtgccgatcgcttctggtccctcggccccgacgacgtcaagaatcccaccacagcttgtgacgacaactttgcccccttgaccggtgtcgccccgttcagctactctgaaattctcagacggaacgccctcaccggttgtccccattattaaacccccattgttgaaggaattctccctcgagcctccTTTAAGACGACGGAAACCCTCGGTGACAGTTGGACagccggagaactcgcaggccgctgttctcctcctcacactcttcctggtccgtggcatcctcttgaggttggccttcGAGGCAGAGGCCCCGGCGGGAGAACCCCtcagagagactcgggggactgaagacggcagagagccgacggagatggcaaagactggtgcaaagggcgctcggagtcgaaaagggcaccgatggagtggctgagtggctaaactctcaggcggaagaaaggtgtcgaccctcaggcaaagtgaagcccCCGGAGGAAAGGCAGGGGCTTAAATAAGCAGcaggcctggcgcagttatggtggcagatatccctgggtcaaccagtgcccaccacgtgtcccactcaccacggcataGGGCTAACCGTTCGAAGACCATTATGAcgtgacgcttaggattacgccCTAGTGAGAGtcccgaaaggactcttcggatcgccctaatcggaaaaaggctccggcacgtgcgcattaaatgccaagattttcgagggcgatcATGTGCAGAATTCAAAAaagcgacttcggctgtgaaaattttctgtacttccttcgatcgaaactcgaactcggaagtagggggactggtgttgggtgtaaaacccccccagccgaagttcgtgtcaggagtgacccctcggggattctaccggcgtccgacctacagcggtaggaagacttcgtccggactcctacgggagccggacttcgcctccgactccaactacaaggaaagcttcgtccggactcctacgggagccggactccatctccaacttcagcagcaggaaagcttcgtccggactcctacgggagctggactccatctccaacttcgactataggaagacttcatccggactcctatgggagccggacttcaccaccgactccaactacaaggaaagcttcgttcggactcctacgggagccagactccatctccaacttcagcagcaggaaagcttcatccagactcctacgggagtcggactccatctccaacttcgactactagaaggcttcgtccggactcctacgggagtcggacttcgcctccgactccaactacaaagaaagcttcgtccggactcctacgagagccggactccatctccaacttcgactacaggaagacttcgtctggactcctacgggagccggacttcgcctccgactccaactacaaggaaagcttcgtccagactcctacgggagccggactccatctccaacttcgactacaggaaggcttcgtccggactcctacgggagccggacttcgcctccgactccaactacaaggaaagcttcgtccggactcctacgggagccggactccatctccaactttgcagcaggaaagcttcgtccggactcctacgggagccggactccatctccaacttcgactacgacttcatccggactcctacaggagccggactccgcctccgactccaactacaaagaaagcttcgtccggagtcctacgggagccggactccatctccaacttcgactactggaaggcttcgtccggactcctatgggagccagacttcacctccgactccaactacaaggaaagcttcgtccggactcctacgggagccggactccatctccaacttcgactacaggaagacttcgtccggactcctacgggagccggacttcgcctccgactccaactacaaggaaagctccatccggactcctacgggagccggactccatctccaactttgactacaggaaggcttcgtccggactcctacggaagccggacttcacctccgactccaactacaaggaaagcttcgtccggactcctacgggagccggactccatctccaacttcagcagcagaaagacttcgtccggactcctacgggagtcggactccatctccaacttcgactgcaggaagactttgtccgagctcctacgggagccagacttcacctccgactccagctacaggtaggctttgtccgggctcccacaggagccggacttccgccctgagctcctgctgaaggtctcgatcgagattcctcgacaaatgatccccattcgaGCTTCTGCGAAAATCAGATtccaaccgaactttggccgacaagtctggaccctctggtaggccgcagtaacggccacgactctgctccactccttgcggcggatcctacgcggctccatcactccctggcaggccgcagttaCGGCCACAACTCTACTCCACCCCccgcggcggatcctacgcggctccatcactccatggcaggccgcagttacggccacaactctgctccaccccccgcggtggatcctacgtggctccatcactccctggcaggccgcagtaacggtcacgattctgctccactttctgtaacgGATCCTGCgtagttccaccactccctgacgagtcgtgacaacggacgccgctccactccccgcagctgattccacgtggcgagccatggtgacaaccacgactccaccccattactcttcatgataaattcctcctggctccATACGGCCCatgacgaggcgatcataaacagtcgctatcaatcctttgctccccccatctataaaagggggaccccagatacgttattctctatgctctgtttttctatcccaaaaattctgctaaaattttcgttcgagcactccattcttgttgaggaagagaactgacttgagcgtcggagggtcttgtcggagcaaccccacctccggtttagacttcctttataggtcccgacggcgaccgcgactccctcgactccagcttctccgacgcagacggatttttgcaccaacaccaatGGAAGTAACCACAACCCTCATTtgcttgaaaaaataattagggtGGAGATTAAAGccaaaaatcagataaaaaatcgAAAATGAAGAAAACAGTAATATAGCTCATACATCTTGCATCCAAAAAAATATCGGTCAAGATTTGTAGTGGTTCATGAGGTCCTCAAATGTGATCTGATTCAACAATAGCAAAAATTGATAGTTCAGAAGGAGAAATAAATAGAAGAACTTGATTGAAAACCCTTTAtggtctctttctctctctacaacCCTCTTTTTGTTCTTTGGATTTCTTTTTCTCCATCCTTGGCTTGATTGAAGATTTCTTCTTCTCTACCTATGACTTGATTGGAGATTTCTTCTTCTCTAGCTGTAGCTTAATTGGAGATTTCTCCTCTCCACATGGTTTGATTTAggtcttatttttctctccttttgatTTTGGCTCGGCATCCAAAACCTTGGGTCATATAAGCCGTGCTTTGACATTTTTGGTGCTATGACTATATCATATCAAGGTCATATGATACCATTTCATTAACGAAGATAGATAGTAGAGCCGCATTCGAACACTTCATTAAATAAAAGGATCCATTTGAAATGTTAAAAAATATAAGAGGTATCAGTGAAATTGAACTAAAGTTGAGAAAATATTCATGTAATTTTCACTTCTTTTGATGATCAAATATTTCATTAGTACTGATTGTCCAACAACCATCAATATAGGGTGCTTAATTTGTTGCATATATTGGAGTTCATCTTAGAGCTCAAGCATGGAAATTCTTTTAGTTGTTTGTGAAATTTTTGTATAATGACTATCTCAAGTCAAGAGCTTCAACAATACTATCTTTAATTTTAAGGtgaccattttttttaaaaaaatgaatctTAGTTGACCAATTTGTATCCAACCTCCAATGCAGCCCATTCTTCACCCTAAGTTTTAGAAGAAACAATTATTCCAACTCTTGAAAAATAAGCTCAATCCAATCTTCTTCGGAAATACACCGGTAAAGCATCACCGACGGCAATCAGGTAAAGTATTTTGATTATCACCCTTGTCTTATTACTACTTTCACTTACATTCATCATCAATTAAGAATAAATATTTACATTATTATCGTGCTCTTTCAATACCATCATCAAGTATATCCTTCTATGACCTCCACAATGGCCTATTTCTGATGcctatcatgaaaataatttgcaTTAGATGATCCAGCTTTAACCAATGCTGTAGCATTACctttcatattttatttattagtaTTTCTCTTATATTTATGTAATTTTGTATCCATACGTATTTTAACTATTAACTTTACCAAAACTTAGCAATAGCATTATAATAAATTCTAATTTTTCAGCTCCAACAAAGAAGGCATAGGAGAGGAAGCGTAACAGAACCATgataattttctaaaaaaaatagttattcCTATATATTTCCAAAAAAAACATTAAGAAGATACCTTTtcgattattattatatttttattagtcATTTTTTAATCGATTAGAATTCACTGGGTAGTGCGGGTTGCTAGTAACTAGAATAAAGTCAAGTCAAATAAATCAATCACTTTCCATCGAAAGAAGATGAATCAACCATCTTTAGGCTCTAATCTTTCCTCTTGGTTCATATTCCCCAATACAATCTTGAGGTTGTAATTGATTTTTACTATgttgcaagaagaaaagaagatcaagTTGAGGTAAAGAAGCAAAAGGAGAACAAATAGATGTTGAAAACACAATAACAATCTACATTTCTTTTTAATAATAGAATTTGGTGCGATCCACACGACCCAACTAATCTATATATTACTTATCTATTCAATGATTAACGTACATAACCAGAGATAAATGTGCTTATATACTTGTTTGGAATAATTTATTATAGTTAATGTGGTAGCTTATGCTATGTTATCTAAACCAAGAAACCCAATTTGATGGAGCATGAATGAGAATAACATACACAACTTTGCAATACGTCCAACATTACTGGCAAAGTCTTGTTTGAGCTTGGTAATTAGTTCTAGAATAAAATCGTAAATGTCTACAATTAATGAAATTAGTGACAAAAATGATAACGAAACTATACATAAGCATGCATTAATGGAAGATCCATCACTTTGTGTTCTCTGAACCGGCCCGGTTCAACCTTGGGACCCGGCCAAACCACTTTCCCTCTTTCACAGAGATTCGATCATTCAAAAAGATTCCGAATCCCCTTCTACCTCTCACATCCCTGATAAATCTCAAATGTCCAAGAAGAAAATCCCTACTAGAAGCGACCCCGGCGGCAATGGCAACCCCAGCCGAAGCCCATCCCAACAAACGTCTCTTCGAAGGTCTCCTGGTTTCCATCCTCAGAAGAACGATGATCCCAATTACATGAAGAATCCTGAGGTGAAACCCCAACTCCGATCCCCCGCTATCTCGCCGGATTCTAAACGGACCCCGAAGAAGCCCTCGAGATCGCTCAAAACCCGTCAAGTTTCCGCCGCCGACACCGCCGATGTCTCCCAGAGCCGGAGAAGGTCCCCGAGATTGGCCTCCAGTTCCGCCGAGGTCACAAAGAAAGAGGCCGATTGCTCACAAAGCCGAAGGAGGTCTCCGAGGTTCGCCGCTAATTTGGCTGAGGTTATGACGAAAGACGACAATTTGGATGTCGAGTGGAGGCGGTCTGCGAGTTTTGGTGTTGATGGGTCTGAGGATGAGAGGGGTGATAGAGAGAAGgggaggggagagaagaagaggagacagAGGGAGGAGAATGTTGAAGTGGAGATGGACACTGGAAGAAGTGAGGTGGAGGAGTGTTGTGGTTTTGAGGGGTGGACGAGAGAGCAGGATGCAGCATTGCGGAGGGCTTACTTTTCGGCGAAGCCATCACCGCATTTCTGGAAGAAGGTCTCCAAAATGGTATTTTTCTAAGCCTTTCGCCATTTCCCTTTGGTAGTTTTGGTATGATTCTCGTGATGTAGGATTCTTGACATGGGAAATCCTGCTGGAATACTCATTTGTAAGATTTATTACTCACTTGAGACCTCAAATACATGCAAATGCGTCCATTTTGTTATTGATCACACCTAGATTAACCGGCTATTAGGTATCCAGTGCAGATAAAGTTGATAGTTGACAACTTGACGTATAGGTTTTGATTGAAGTAGTTTGCATAATGGAAGTTAAAATTTCTTCTGACTTCCCTATGTCTGCAGTAAATGTCCCTTACTAGCAGCTCTGGCATGCCAATTGTGTACAAGAGTTTCTGCAAAACTTCCGCATGTGCTTCTTCTCATGATCAGGATTATGTAGCGTGGTTACTTGAAATTTTGAAAATGTCTTTACTTCTTTACTATGGTAATACCTAACCAAAACATTTAGCAAATTTTTCCACATATCTAGCATTTATAGATTATGCAAAATGTAGAGAGGCTAGCAGATAATGAGTAAATTTGGAACCTATGAGGGCAATTTGGAAGTTGCAATGCTTATACAGGTTTGGCAAGATTCCTGAACTGGAGGACTAGTTAAAACATTTTGCAGTTTGATGATTAACATAGCTGGCCTTATTGAaggttctttttaattttttaaaaaatgattttgaatggtctgatttctccattttaGATACTTAAAGAAGATGACGGGAAAAGAAATGACAGGAAAAGGTGGAGGGTTGAGTCATGATTGATGGCAGATTTAAAGTGGAGGTATATAGTATGAGATGGATTTGGTGAATATTTCGAACTCTACATATTTATGAGTGACACACCACAATTGacttgatcatgtagagaaaatgtAGTAGTTCTGgtagagttgtgtaagtgatgcACTTCGACTTGATGTTGTTGCATTGAGAAAGGGCAAGGCTTTGCTAAGGCATTCATGTTGGGGATGTAAAAGATCCCCCAAGAAAGTGGATATATTGCAGTGGGAAAAATATGTTTCTTTGGGGCAATGATCTGTAAACTGTAATGGGGTTGCACTAGCAGTGACCATAAGTTAGGACTTCTTCCAGTGACATAATATTGGGTGAAGAAGATATTTCTAAAGGAGAAGAATTTTTTATTGTCTGGTTGAAGCCTTTTTGATCTTGACACAACAGAACAAGGAACTTGAACCGAGGAGATTCAACTTTGCATGTTTACAAGAGATCATTTTGAAAGGATTAAGAAAAAGTCTAAGGAGATTGATGTTGGCTTATTGATATAAATATGTGGACATGATAAAAAGAATGGTATTGGGAcatttattgaaaaaatattcaaAGGAGATATTCATATCTAGAAATTATGATGGAACATTGATAAGCTAGTAGCTTTTAAAATAGCATTAGAGAAGGTAATTGTAATAAAACAAATGCTTAGGTGTAGTACAAGTCAGCAGGAAGGAAAGAACTGTATGCAACTAGAGATGGATATACAATGCAAGGTATTCTGGATGGAGAAGAAATACAAATGTGGTGGCTTAACAGCAAAAGCCA contains these protein-coding regions:
- the LOC105045298 gene encoding uncharacterized protein isoform X2, coding for MSKKKIPTRSDPGGNGNPSRSPSQQTSLRRSPGFHPQKNDDPNYMKNPEVKPQLRSPAISPDSKRTPKKPSRSLKTRQVSAADTADVSQSRRRSPRLASSSAEVTKKEADCSQSRRRSPRFAANLAEVMTKDDNLDVEWRRSASFGVDGSEDERGDREKGRGEKKRRQREENVEVEMDTGRSEVEECCGFEGWTREQDAALRRAYFSAKPSPHFWKKVSKMVPGKSAQECFNRIHADLATPTQPQPRSRANRLNLSPVGIFTLSDSKSTELMKTKVKRVRSSKQNILVAQKTARHLMRKHCLVDRSQEADHFLILETSPYLLPQEHPEINSPDCIIKPSSCLQKCSERSSSSHKKMLSRFKTRQADPSPEVLKQIKNIALHEKYIDHLHCRDARRRTFAKTANSDADWCTKTNTELEIGALKAARTSLISEVKIN